The following proteins come from a genomic window of Rutidosis leptorrhynchoides isolate AG116_Rl617_1_P2 chromosome 10, CSIRO_AGI_Rlap_v1, whole genome shotgun sequence:
- the LOC139871054 gene encoding light-mediated development protein DET1: MFRSNNITARLFERQIRTPSPGTTVHRARRFYENIVPSFTIYDVECPDHSFRKFTEDGKYLISFSRNHQDLIVYRPTYLSFSCKQEDCDNPDLPLKAKKFESFFTQLYSVPLANASELICKDFFLYAETNQFGLFATSTAQIYDAPAINGAIQGVPSIEKITFHLLRLEDGVVLDERVFSNDYINLAHSMGVFLFDDLLAIVSLRYQRIHILQIRDSGSLVDVRAIGEFCREDDELFLSSSAQTVSNVERSNTQFMPVNDAVNGPNVEQPAQENPFLSGIKQRLLSFIVRGIRNEEKDETMRIQSLKKKFYFHFQDYVDLIVWKVQFLDRHHLLIKFGSVDGAVSRNADNHPAFFAVYNMESTEIVAFYQMSSDELYLLFEQFCDHFHVPSKSSPYMNFISSHSNNVHALEQLRSSKNKATSFSLFVKKVLASLPFNCQSQSPSPYFDQSLFRFDEKLISATDRHRQSTDHPIKFILRRPPHTLKFKIKPGPEGGVTDCRTKRISSFLFHPILPMALSVQQTLFLQPACVNIHFRR; the protein is encoded by the exons ATGTTTAGAAGCAACAATATAACAGCAAGGCTATTTGAACGTCAGATTCGAACTCCTTCTCCTGGCACTACT GTTCACCGTGCCAGGCGATTTTACGAGAATATAGTTCCAAGTTTCACAATATACGATGTTGAATGTCCCGATCATTCGTTTCGCAAGTTCACAGAAGACGGCAAGTATTTAATAAGTTTCAGTAGAAACCATCAAGATTTGATTGTGTACAGACCAACATATTTATCTTTTTCATGCAAACAAGAAGATTGTGATAATCCAGATCTTCCATTAAAAGCCAAAAAGTTTGAGAGTTTCTTCACACAATTGTACTCGGTCCCACTTGCTAATGCAAGTGAGCTTATATGTAAAGACTTTTTTCTTTATGCTGAGACTAACCAATTTGGACTTTTTGCAACTTCAACTGCACAAATTTACGATGCCCCTGCTATTAATGGTGCTATTCAAGGTGTTCCGTCTATCGAGAAAATAACGTTCCATCTTTTGAG ACTGGAAGATGGAGTTGTACTCGATGAGAGGGTTTTCAGCAACGATTACATAAATTTGGCACACAGCATGGGTGTATTTTTATTCGATGATTTGCTCGCTATAGTCTCTCTCCGTTATCAACGTATTCACATACTTCAAATTCGGGATTCGGGTAGTCTTGTTGATGTACGAGCAATCGGGGAGTTTTGTCGTGAAGATGATGAACTTTTTCTAAGTTCGAGTGCACAG ACCGTTTCAAATGTTGAGAGAAGTAATACACAATTCATGCCTGTGAATGATGCTGTAAACGGCCCGAATGTTGAACAGCCTGCTCAAGAAAACCCGTTTTTGAGTGGTATAAAACAAAGATTGCTTTCTTTTATTGTTCGAGGGATACGAAATGAAGAAAAAGACGAAACTATG AGAATCCAATCCCTTAAGAAGAAGTTTTATTTTCACTTTCAAGATTACGTCGATTTGATTGTATGGAAG gtGCAATTTTTGGACCGACATCATTTGCTAATCAAGTTTGGGAGTGTTGATGGAGCT GTGTCACGAAATGCTGATAACCATCCTGCTTTTTTTGCTGTATATAACATGGAATCAACCGAAATCGTAGCATTTTATCAG ATGTCATCAGATGAGCTATATTTGTTGTTTGAACAGTTTTGTGATCATTTTCATGTACCCTCAAAAAGTTCTCCGTATATGAATTTTATATCGTCTCACTCGAACAATGTTCATGCTCTCGAGCAACTGAGAAGCAGTAAAAATAAAGCTACAAGCTTTTCCTTG TTTGTTAAGAAAGTGCTGgcctctttaccatttaattgtcaATCTCAAAGTCCTTCGCCTTACTTTGATCAGTCTTTATTTAGATTTGATGAAAAG CTTATTTCTGCTACGGACCGGCATAGGCAGTCGACAGACCATCCGATCAAATTTATTTTAAGGAGACCTCCACATACCCTCAAGTTCAAAATCAAACCAG GACCTGAAGGTGGCGTTACAGATTGCAGGACTAAGAGGATATCGTCTTTTCTTTTTCATCCAATTTTGCCGATGGCCCTTTCAGTTCAGCAGACTTTGTTTTTGCAGCCTGCTTGTGTAAATATTCATTTCCGTAGATAG
- the LOC139871050 gene encoding uncharacterized protein: MGCSSSKLDDEEAVQLCKDRKNFIKKAVEQRTKFASGHKAYLLSLKRVSAALKDYVEGDEPREFSLDSFTTPPGPTTKKTTPRFITISPNSFTIEQPKVHYLRSGQNPPIFVEQRPPDSPETARVESYNHSPVYQYAADSFFDMQSQSQSQSPAASIFSYNRPNLPPPSPQRSSSSQWDFFWNPFSSLDYYGYSTRNSVHQTMFDDDINGLQQVREEEGIPELEEETEHEEIDHHHHRVNRRDKFHMHHDHEDEVSVVDVDDDDDDNDDDDDDDDDDDEFETDSGDEMESEHELETPPTMSKSQNLEVSKTESSGKVANNGTGDVVSNQERAKNEGTPGFTVYVNRRPTSMSEVIKDLEDQFTIISDSAKELSVMLDANRAQYSSTSHDHTGMKMLNPVALLRSASSSRSNSSRFLINSSGNSKDEGYTSSSDLSDDSFMFHNSHQSTLDKLYAWEKKLYQEVKTGERFRIAYDKKCAQLRNHDAKGDDHSYLDKTRTAIRDLHTQIKVSIHSVEAVSKRIETLRDQELQPQLLELIHGLSRMWKVTAECHQTQKRILDEAKILLAGTPSKPKKYTSAHPNEPHRLARSATNLESELQNWKSCFEFWVTSQKSYIHAITGWLLRCIGSNSNNTTKFPFSPRRSSGAPPMFAVCIQWARLLDSINEVPVLDGLDFFAAGVGSLYVQQLKGGGGGGGGSGIGSSRRYDGGSGMEMVASGWEAKEETVEKMAEVAIRVLCAGMSVAVSSLTEFAVCSAQGYADLIKQWESATCPETTSVPKV, encoded by the exons ATGGGATGTTCTTCTTCGAAATTGGACGATGAAGAAGCTGTTCAGCTTTGTAAAGACCGAAAAAACTTCATTAAAAAAGCTGTCGAACAACGAACCAAGTTCGCTTCTGGTCATAAAGCTTATCTTCTGTCACTTAAAAGAGTTTCAGCAGCCCTTAAAGATTACGTTGAAGGTGACGAACCTCGCGAATTCTCATTAGACTCATTCACAACACCACCGGGACCCACAACCAAAAAAACGACCCCACGATTCATCACCATTTCACCAAATTCATTCACCATTGAACAACCGAAAGTCCATTACCTTAGATCGGGTCAAAACCCGCCCATTTTCGTTGAACAAAGACCGCCCGATTCGCCAGAAACAGCACGGGTCGAGTCGTATAACCACTCGCCCGTTTACCAATACGCAGCCGATAGTTTTTTCGATATGcaatcacaatcacaatcacaatcgccAGCTGCATCCATTTTTAGCTACAATAGACCGAATTTACCACCGCCTTCGCCTCAAAGATCATCATCATCACAATGGGATTTTTTTTGGAACCCATTTTCGTCTTTGGATTATTACGGTTATTCAACGAGAAACAGTGTTCATCAAACGATGTTCGATGATGATATCAACGGATTACAACAAGTTAGAGAAGAAGAAGGGATACCCGAGCTTGAAGAAGAAACCGAGCATGAAGaaatcgatcatcatcatcatcgagtgAACAGAAGGGACAAATTCCACATGCATCATGATCATGAAGACGAAGTTTCAGtcgttgatgttgatgatgatgatgatgataatgatgatgatgatgatgatgatgatgatgatgatgagtttgAAACGGATAGTGGGGACGAAATGGAAAGTGAACATGAGTTAGAAACGCCACCAACGATGAGTAAAAGTCAAAATCTTGAGGTTTCAAAAACGGAGAGTTCGGGAAAAGTGGCTAATAATGGAACGGGAGACGTTGTTTCGAATCAAGAAAGGGCTAAAAACGAAGGGACACCCGGGTTCACGGTTTATGTGAACCGAAGGCCAACGAGCATGTCAGAAGTGATTAAAGATCTTGAAGATCAATTCACAATTATATCTGATTCAGCTAAGGAGCTTTCGGTTATGTTAGATGCTAATCGGGCTCAGTACTCGTCAACTTCACATGATCACACAG GTATGAAGATGTTGAATCCGGTGGCATTATTGCGGTCTGCATCATCTTCTCGCTCAAATTCATCAAGATTCTTAATAAATTCTTCAGGAAATTCAAAAGACGAAGGTTATACTAGCAGCAGCGATTTATCTGATGATTCTTTTATGTTTCATAATAGTCATCAATCTACACTTGACAAACTATACGCCTGGGAGAAGAAACTGTATCAGGAAGTCAAG ACTGGTGAACGATTTCGTATAGCGTATGATAAGAAATGTGCTCAACTTAGGAACCATGATGCTAAAGGAGATGACCATTCTTATCTTGATAAAACGAGAACCGCCATTAGAGATTTGCATACTCAGATAAAGGTTTCAATACATTCGGTTGAAGCTGTGTCGAAAAGGATTGAAACTTTAAGGGATCAAGAACTTCAGCCACAGCTTCTTGAACTGATTCATGG GTTATCAAGAATGTGGAAGGTAACGGCGGAATGTCATCAAACTCAAAAACGGATACTCGATGAAGCCAAGATTTTACTAGCCGGGACACCATCAAAGCCAAAAAAGTACACGTCAGCGCACCCTAATGAGCCACATAGGCTAGCCCGTTCAGCTACCAATCTTGAATCCGAATTACAAAACTGGAAATCTTGTTTCGAGTTTTGGGTCACCTCACAAAAGTCTTACATTCATGCAATCACGGGTTGGCTATTACGTTGCATTGGATCGAACTCCAATAATACCACAAAATTCCCATTTTCTCCCCGAAGGTCTAGTGGGGCCCCACCAATGTTTGCAGTGTGTATCCAATGGGCTAGACTGCTTGACTCGATTAATGAGGTCCCGGTGTTGGATGGTCTGGATTTTTTTGCAGCAGGAGTTGGTTCTTTATATGTACAACAGTTAAAAggaggtggcggtggcggtggcggttcGGGAATTGGGTCGTCTAGGCGGTACGATGGCGGCTCGGGGATGGAGATGGTGGCGAGTGGGTGGGAAGCGAAGGAGGAGACGGTGGAGAAGATGGCGGAAGTTGCCATTAGAGTGTTGTGTGCTGGGATGTCAGTTGCTGTGAGTTCATTAACAGAATTTGCTGTATGTTCAGCTCAAGGGTATGCTGATTTGATTAAGCAATGGGAGAGTGCCACGTGTCCAGAAACTACTAGTGTGCCTAAGGTGTAG